A portion of the Acidisarcina polymorpha genome contains these proteins:
- a CDS encoding tautomerase family protein, which translates to MPLWRIYAPANGYSASEKQKFALDITGIYDAFLPRFYVNVLFHDVAPESFLVGGEQRSNFVRISIEHIARTMVDHESKVKFLGHVNEVIAPYVEQRGYDWELNVQELPFDLWRVQGLVPPGAESADEKRWKQENKASARTHS; encoded by the coding sequence ATGCCCCTATGGCGAATTTACGCACCCGCAAACGGTTATTCAGCCAGCGAGAAACAAAAGTTCGCGCTGGACATAACCGGCATCTATGACGCCTTCCTTCCAAGGTTCTACGTGAACGTGCTGTTTCATGATGTGGCGCCCGAGTCATTTCTAGTGGGCGGAGAGCAGCGAAGCAATTTTGTTCGCATCTCGATCGAGCACATCGCACGAACAATGGTGGATCACGAGAGCAAAGTGAAATTTCTCGGACATGTCAACGAAGTCATTGCACCTTATGTGGAACAACGAGGATACGACTGGGAGCTGAACGTTCAAGAGTTGCCATTTGATCTCTGGCGTGTGCAAGGTCTTGTTCCACCTGGAGCTGAATCGGCGGATGAGAAGCGTTGGAAGCAGGAAAATAAGGCGTCTGCGAGGACCCACTCATAA
- a CDS encoding helix-turn-helix domain-containing protein, whose amino-acid sequence MRDYYAGVLSKLISARQEAGLTQREVSIRLGMAHSFMNKCESGERAIDVAELWAIGKLYGKPMSFFTPDES is encoded by the coding sequence ATGAGAGATTACTACGCCGGAGTCTTGTCTAAACTAATTTCTGCGCGGCAAGAGGCTGGCCTCACCCAGCGCGAGGTTTCTATTCGCCTAGGGATGGCGCACTCCTTCATGAATAAGTGCGAATCGGGCGAGCGAGCTATCGACGTGGCCGAGCTTTGGGCTATCGGAAAGCTCTATGGTAAGCCTATGAGTTTCTTCACGCCGGACGAATCCTAA
- a CDS encoding LysR family transcriptional regulator, whose product MQNNIKMRHFEAVIALAEEMHFGRAAERVGLSQSGLSRCIQSAERETRATLFERDRKKMELTDAGRTYVEHARVALAYGERAMESAKASRDGADTLLQVGKSPDVDPILIEILYSIRLPLYPHLEISVHSEPSSDLAHDLLSSHLDVALITDPATNPKLTMNKLVKTPLHIVLPREHPLSSRTSVKLTDLRNDRWIVFQKQLHPILYDRIMN is encoded by the coding sequence ATGCAGAACAACATCAAGATGCGGCACTTCGAAGCCGTAATTGCCTTAGCAGAAGAGATGCACTTCGGTCGGGCGGCTGAGAGGGTTGGGCTTTCACAATCTGGGCTGAGCCGGTGCATTCAGAGCGCAGAGCGCGAAACCAGGGCTACACTTTTCGAGCGTGATCGAAAAAAGATGGAGTTGACTGACGCGGGGAGAACCTACGTCGAACATGCCCGAGTTGCGCTCGCTTACGGCGAGCGAGCCATGGAGTCTGCGAAGGCCAGTCGCGACGGGGCCGACACGCTTCTGCAGGTCGGAAAGTCCCCTGACGTTGACCCCATTCTGATCGAGATTCTCTACTCGATTCGCCTTCCCTTGTACCCACATTTGGAAATCAGTGTTCATAGTGAGCCATCTTCAGATTTAGCTCACGATCTCCTCAGTTCTCATCTCGATGTGGCGCTCATCACCGACCCTGCCACGAACCCGAAGTTGACCATGAACAAACTGGTCAAGACACCACTTCATATCGTTCTGCCGCGCGAACATCCGCTCTCGTCAAGAACGTCTGTGAAACTCACCGATTTGCGGAATGACCGTTGGATCGTATTCCAGAAGCAGCTGCACCCGATTCTTTATGACAGGATTATGAACTGA
- a CDS encoding helix-turn-helix domain-containing protein: MMDQKKPPASERLLPILGRVGVEPLLDSHAAAALLGVHPRTLQRMVLRGEIAGVHVGKLWRFRPSAIDQWIERQLVG; encoded by the coding sequence ATGATGGACCAGAAGAAGCCCCCGGCATCAGAACGCCTACTTCCCATCCTCGGGAGAGTCGGCGTTGAGCCACTACTCGATAGTCACGCCGCAGCCGCCTTGCTCGGTGTTCATCCCCGAACGCTGCAGCGGATGGTTTTGAGAGGCGAAATCGCAGGGGTGCACGTGGGCAAATTGTGGCGATTCAGGCCTTCCGCGATTGACCAATGGATCGAGCGACAGCTGGTCGGATAA